From Carettochelys insculpta isolate YL-2023 chromosome 3, ASM3395843v1, whole genome shotgun sequence, a single genomic window includes:
- the CYP1B1 gene encoding cytochrome P450 1B1 isoform X2, whose translation MALRRLGEALSSTPPLQRALLLLLSLLLAAHLAKLLLRRRRRLEPPGPFPWPLLGNAAQLGSAPHLAFARLARTYGAVFQLRLGSWPVVVLNGERAIRQALIRQGAAFAGRPRFASFRLVSGGRSLAFGGYSELWKLQRRLAHSTVRAFSTGSPAPRRRLEQHLLGEARALVRLLVRGCAGGAFVDPARSLVVAVANVMSALCFGRRYRHSDAEFLRLVGRNEQFGRTVGAGSLVDTLPWLQRFPNPVRAAYRAFRQLNRHFYGFVRGKFLQHRGSLRPGAAPRDLLDAFIRLQQQQPRLPLEHVPATVTDIFGASQDTLSTALQWLIIFLIRYPKVQVKMQEEVDKVVGRDRLPCAEDEPHLPYVVAFLYESMRFSSFVPVTIPHATTVDTSIMGYVIPKDTVIFINQWSVNHDPEKWTDPEDFEPTRFLDENGFLNKDLTSSVMIFSLGKRRCIGEELSKLQLFLFTSVLVHQCHFIANPKEDSKMDFTYGLTIKPKPFTVNVTLRDTMDLLDKAVQRFQAEKTASESYLSANI comes from the exons ATGGCCCTCCGGCGGCTCGGAGAGGCGCTCTCCAGCACCCCGCCCCTGCAGCgcgccctgctgctgctcctctctctgctcctcGCAGCCCACCTGGCGAAGCTCCtcctgcggcggcggcggcggctggagcCTCCCGGCCCCTTCCCTTGGCCTCTGCTGGGCAACGCggcacagctgggcagcgccCCGCACCTGGCCTTCGCCCGCCTGGCCCGCACCTACGGGGCCGTGTTCCAGCTGcgcctgggcagctggcccgtgGTGGTGCTGAACGGCGAGCGCGCCATCCGCCAGGCGCTCATCCGCCAGGGGGCCGCTTTCGCCGGCCGGCCGCGCTTCGCTTCCTTCCGCCTGGTGTCCGGCGGCCGCAGCCTGGCCTTCGGCGGCTACTCCGAGCTGTGGAAGCTGCAGCGCCGCCTGGCGCACTCCACTGTGCGCGCCTTCTCCACGGGGAGCCCGGCCCCGCGCCGCcggctggagcagcacctgctggGCGAGGCGCGGGCGCTGGTGCGGCTGCTGGTGCGGGGCTGCGCGGGCGGCGCCTTCGTGGACCCGGCGCGCAGCCTGGTGGTGGCGGTGGCCAACGTGATGAGCGCCCTGTGCTTCGGGCGCCGCTACCGGCACAGCGACGCCGAGTTCCTGCGGCTGGTGGGCCGCAATGAGCAGTTCGGCCGCACGGTGGGGGCCGGCAGCCTGGTGGACACGCTGCCCTGGCTCCAGCGCTTCCCTAACCCGGTGCGCGCCGCCTACCGCGCCTTCCGCCAGCTCAACCGCCACTTCTACGGCTTCGTGCGGGGCAAGTTCCTGCAGCACCGCGGCAGCCTGCGCCCCGGGGCCGCTCCGCGCGACCTGCTGGACGCCTTCAtccgcctgcagcagcagcagccgcgcCTGCCGCTGGAGCACGTGCCGGCCACCGTCACCGACATCTTCGGGGCCAGCCAGGACACTCTCTCCACCGCCCTGCAGTGGCTCATCATCTTCCTCATCCG ATATCCAAAGGTGCAGGTTAAAATGCAAGAAGAAGTGGATAAGGTTGTTGGCAGAGATCGCTTACCCTGTGCTGAAGATGAACCTCATTTGCCCTATGTTGTAGCTTTTCTTTATGAATCCATGCGTTTCAGCAGCTTTGTGCCAGTCACAATTCCACATGCCACCACGGTAGACACCTCCATAATGGGCTATGTCATTCCAAAAGATACAGTCATATTCATCAACCAGTGGTCAGTGAATCATGACCCAGAAAAATGGACCGACCCAGAGGACTTTGAGCCAACAAGATTCCTCGATGAGAACGGATTCCTTAACAAAGATCTTACCAGCAGCGTGATGATATTTTCATTGGGTAAACGCAGGTGCATTGGAGAGGAGTTATCCAAGTTGCAGCTGTTTCTCTTTACCTCTGTACTGGTACATCAGTGTCATTTTATTGCTAATCCAAAGGAGGACTCTAAAATGGATTTTACCTATGGGTTGACCATTAAACCTAAGCCATTTACAGTTAATGTCACTCTTCGGGATACTATGGATTTGCTAGATAAAGCTGTCCAAAGATTTCAAGCAGAGAAGACAGCAAGTGAAAGTTACCTGTCAGCAAATATATGA
- the CYP1B1 gene encoding cytochrome P450 1B1 isoform X1: MTCQAPVTTARAAEELPTVAAARRAELALRGRRCPIAPNPAAAAPRGPAISAGRLPPQVSFINASFPGLPRPPPAPPRAARSAPLPAGVAVGGNYSRAARVSRKRAWQRDRPQLGPAAHSRRGTRRLFSGLAVQSRAAGHRQEPPPRRGDSAAIPAPTLLRRILVPPGSPSAPLRSSELGWWESGAARSLRFPGTGRAGQSSSLYTPLCRRGMGGGYMGRPRSSVAAGRCRTINPSPFRAAAHLSPPSPRSMALRRLGEALSSTPPLQRALLLLLSLLLAAHLAKLLLRRRRRLEPPGPFPWPLLGNAAQLGSAPHLAFARLARTYGAVFQLRLGSWPVVVLNGERAIRQALIRQGAAFAGRPRFASFRLVSGGRSLAFGGYSELWKLQRRLAHSTVRAFSTGSPAPRRRLEQHLLGEARALVRLLVRGCAGGAFVDPARSLVVAVANVMSALCFGRRYRHSDAEFLRLVGRNEQFGRTVGAGSLVDTLPWLQRFPNPVRAAYRAFRQLNRHFYGFVRGKFLQHRGSLRPGAAPRDLLDAFIRLQQQQPRLPLEHVPATVTDIFGASQDTLSTALQWLIIFLIRYPKVQVKMQEEVDKVVGRDRLPCAEDEPHLPYVVAFLYESMRFSSFVPVTIPHATTVDTSIMGYVIPKDTVIFINQWSVNHDPEKWTDPEDFEPTRFLDENGFLNKDLTSSVMIFSLGKRRCIGEELSKLQLFLFTSVLVHQCHFIANPKEDSKMDFTYGLTIKPKPFTVNVTLRDTMDLLDKAVQRFQAEKTASESYLSANI; the protein is encoded by the exons ATGACCTGCCAAGCTCCGGTGACAACAGCCCGGGCCGCCGAGGAGCTTCCCACAGTCGCTGCTGCGCGGCGCGCCGAGCTCGCTCTCCGCGGCCGCCGCTGCCCCATTGCCCCGAACCCAGCGGCCGCCGCCCCCCGGGGGCCCGCGATCTCGGCCGGCCGCCTTCCCCCGCAGGTCAGTTTCATTAATGCTTCATTTCCAGGGCTGCCCCGCCCGCCCCCGGCGCCGCCTAGGGCCGCCAGGAGCGCTCCGCTCCCGGCTGGAGTTGCCGTCGGGGGGAATTACAGCCGGGCTGCGCGTGTCTCCCGCAAGCGGGCCTGGCAGAGGGACCGGCCCCAGCTCGGACCTGCGGCTCATTCCCGGCGGGGGACTCGGCGCCTCTTTTCCGGGCTTGCCGTCCAAAGCCGCGCAGCGGGGCACAGGCAGGAGCCGCCACCCAGGCGCGGGGACAGTGCGGCGATCCCCGCTCCCACGCTGCTGCGGCGCATCCTCGTCCCGCCTGGGAGCCCGTCCGCCCCCCTCCGCAGCAGCGAGCTGGGCTGGTGGGAGAGCGGTGCTGCTCGCTCCCTGCGCTTTCCAGGCACAGGTCGGGCGGGCCAGTCATCCTCATTATACACCCCGCTCTGCCGCCGGGGTATGGGGGGGGGTTACATGGGCCGCCCCCGCTCCTCTGTCGCTGCAGGCAGGTGCAGGACTATTAACCCTTCGCCCTTCCGAGCCGCAGCCCACCTGAGCCCTCCTTCTCCCCGCAGCATGGCCCTCCGGCGGCTCGGAGAGGCGCTCTCCAGCACCCCGCCCCTGCAGCgcgccctgctgctgctcctctctctgctcctcGCAGCCCACCTGGCGAAGCTCCtcctgcggcggcggcggcggctggagcCTCCCGGCCCCTTCCCTTGGCCTCTGCTGGGCAACGCggcacagctgggcagcgccCCGCACCTGGCCTTCGCCCGCCTGGCCCGCACCTACGGGGCCGTGTTCCAGCTGcgcctgggcagctggcccgtgGTGGTGCTGAACGGCGAGCGCGCCATCCGCCAGGCGCTCATCCGCCAGGGGGCCGCTTTCGCCGGCCGGCCGCGCTTCGCTTCCTTCCGCCTGGTGTCCGGCGGCCGCAGCCTGGCCTTCGGCGGCTACTCCGAGCTGTGGAAGCTGCAGCGCCGCCTGGCGCACTCCACTGTGCGCGCCTTCTCCACGGGGAGCCCGGCCCCGCGCCGCcggctggagcagcacctgctggGCGAGGCGCGGGCGCTGGTGCGGCTGCTGGTGCGGGGCTGCGCGGGCGGCGCCTTCGTGGACCCGGCGCGCAGCCTGGTGGTGGCGGTGGCCAACGTGATGAGCGCCCTGTGCTTCGGGCGCCGCTACCGGCACAGCGACGCCGAGTTCCTGCGGCTGGTGGGCCGCAATGAGCAGTTCGGCCGCACGGTGGGGGCCGGCAGCCTGGTGGACACGCTGCCCTGGCTCCAGCGCTTCCCTAACCCGGTGCGCGCCGCCTACCGCGCCTTCCGCCAGCTCAACCGCCACTTCTACGGCTTCGTGCGGGGCAAGTTCCTGCAGCACCGCGGCAGCCTGCGCCCCGGGGCCGCTCCGCGCGACCTGCTGGACGCCTTCAtccgcctgcagcagcagcagccgcgcCTGCCGCTGGAGCACGTGCCGGCCACCGTCACCGACATCTTCGGGGCCAGCCAGGACACTCTCTCCACCGCCCTGCAGTGGCTCATCATCTTCCTCATCCG ATATCCAAAGGTGCAGGTTAAAATGCAAGAAGAAGTGGATAAGGTTGTTGGCAGAGATCGCTTACCCTGTGCTGAAGATGAACCTCATTTGCCCTATGTTGTAGCTTTTCTTTATGAATCCATGCGTTTCAGCAGCTTTGTGCCAGTCACAATTCCACATGCCACCACGGTAGACACCTCCATAATGGGCTATGTCATTCCAAAAGATACAGTCATATTCATCAACCAGTGGTCAGTGAATCATGACCCAGAAAAATGGACCGACCCAGAGGACTTTGAGCCAACAAGATTCCTCGATGAGAACGGATTCCTTAACAAAGATCTTACCAGCAGCGTGATGATATTTTCATTGGGTAAACGCAGGTGCATTGGAGAGGAGTTATCCAAGTTGCAGCTGTTTCTCTTTACCTCTGTACTGGTACATCAGTGTCATTTTATTGCTAATCCAAAGGAGGACTCTAAAATGGATTTTACCTATGGGTTGACCATTAAACCTAAGCCATTTACAGTTAATGTCACTCTTCGGGATACTATGGATTTGCTAGATAAAGCTGTCCAAAGATTTCAAGCAGAGAAGACAGCAAGTGAAAGTTACCTGTCAGCAAATATATGA